A genomic region of Terriglobia bacterium contains the following coding sequences:
- a CDS encoding SBBP repeat-containing protein, with protein MKRNTVVCLLTSIFIGLATWSSSHGQEKAQVRLQPAAGLQARQAVSYGRLPLSFEVNRGQVSPQARYLARGQGFTLFLTQADAILQFTKFMPDNPAVGATASGFKNDQAEAASPGTADVLRLKLLGANHRARITASERLPGNTSYFLGNDPGKWVTNVPNYARVRYRQIYPGIDLAYYGRQGQLENDFILAPGSDPKLVRLAVEGARKVRFNASGDLVLTVSDGEVYFRRPRAYQGNGANRREVAVRYALQAENSVGFAVGPYNHHEELVIDPVLSYSTYLGGSGGDDGLGIAVDAAGDAFVTGTTASVNFPKTGGQANLGGGKDIFVAKLNPSGSAFLYSVFLGGGNLDRATSIAIDSSGNAYLAGYTTSTDFPTTSGAYKTSNAGSTDAFVTKLDPTGASLVYSTYLGGGGIDYGRGIAVDASGDAFITGSTQSTNFPTVNPLQVGNDGGSDAFVAEFDPTGASLLYSTYLGGSGADEALAIALDGSGNAYVAGYTFSLNTFPTQNALQSSLSGASDAFVTEINPATSSLVFSTYLGGSADESAQSIAIDSAGSIYVTGKTSSSSFPVTNGASQAAYGGGTDAFVTKLAPGGTQMVYSTFLGGSGLDQGNSIALDSSGDAFITGFTQSSDLPLTNALQRVLGVSGASSCGTTPCADAFITELGPSGNVVFSTFLGGSATDLGQAIATDPSGAAYLTGSTSSTNFPVIAGAPQSTYTGTNQSNNVFIAKVSPQDAPAAALSPQTLNFGNQVILHASSPQTVTLVNAGSAPLGITSISATGQFTQTNDCGSVVPAGGGTCSIQVTFTPTQTGSVTDQITITDNAAGSPQAITVTGGGVTSAGTLSITPTSLTFAAQTVGQASPAQTVQLTNTGNTAINISNITTSGDFAQTNSCGTLPTVLNVGATCSISVTFTPASTGSRTGSLTIDDDANNNPQGVSLTGTGNAVFTLSSNVRSSVVLIGTKSATFTVTAAAPSTFQGAINLACTTGTCAFNPTSIYAGQSSTVTVSGLSATTANPFDFSVKGTSSGQDTTVALTVFLADFTLSQTPPSPALRTVTAGDATTYTVTVTPINGFNQVVLLGCANLPPQTTCTYSPPGLTLGGSSPVTATVTVQTTAETPTQVAPRPPGGTPPWGPVNFRWWSCVLALFMIFAAAFALGRRRRSGQTPARLWAGVAVLAMAVSVGALSTACNDTFVGPKTTPVTTGTPANTYKITLVGTLGSDGSIKRAATVNLAVAP; from the coding sequence TTGAAAAGGAACACGGTCGTCTGCCTCCTGACATCCATCTTCATCGGGCTCGCGACCTGGTCATCGAGCCATGGCCAGGAGAAGGCCCAGGTCCGTTTGCAGCCCGCCGCGGGCCTTCAGGCCAGGCAAGCCGTTTCGTATGGCCGCCTTCCCCTCAGCTTTGAGGTCAACAGAGGCCAGGTAAGCCCGCAGGCCCGATACCTCGCTCGCGGCCAGGGGTTTACGCTTTTTCTTACTCAGGCCGATGCCATTCTGCAATTCACGAAATTCATGCCAGACAATCCAGCAGTCGGGGCGACGGCTTCAGGGTTTAAGAACGATCAGGCGGAAGCGGCATCGCCGGGGACAGCCGACGTGCTTCGCCTGAAACTGCTGGGGGCAAACCATCGGGCCAGGATTACGGCCTCGGAGCGGCTTCCGGGGAACACCAGCTACTTCCTTGGAAACGACCCTGGGAAGTGGGTTACCAATGTCCCCAACTACGCCCGCGTCCGCTATCGCCAGATTTATCCCGGTATTGATCTCGCCTACTATGGCCGCCAGGGACAGCTAGAAAACGATTTCATACTAGCCCCGGGATCTGACCCAAAGCTGGTCCGGCTGGCTGTGGAAGGCGCCAGGAAGGTGCGCTTCAACGCCTCCGGGGACCTGGTGCTCACGGTGAGCGACGGGGAAGTTTATTTTCGGCGGCCTCGTGCCTATCAGGGCAACGGAGCCAATCGCCGGGAGGTTGCAGTGCGCTACGCGCTCCAGGCGGAGAACAGCGTTGGATTTGCCGTTGGCCCCTACAATCACCACGAGGAACTTGTCATTGACCCTGTACTGTCATATTCGACCTATCTCGGAGGAAGTGGCGGGGATGATGGGCTCGGGATCGCAGTTGATGCCGCGGGAGACGCCTTTGTAACAGGCACGACGGCGTCGGTCAATTTCCCCAAGACGGGCGGACAGGCTAACCTCGGCGGAGGCAAGGACATCTTTGTGGCCAAGCTCAATCCCTCGGGGTCCGCTTTTCTGTATTCGGTATTTCTCGGCGGAGGTAACCTGGACCGGGCAACCAGCATTGCGATTGATTCCTCGGGGAATGCCTATTTGGCCGGTTACACCACGTCCACCGATTTCCCGACCACTTCGGGGGCCTACAAGACAAGCAATGCCGGAAGCACGGATGCTTTCGTTACCAAGCTGGACCCAACGGGCGCCAGCCTGGTTTACTCGACTTATCTCGGCGGCGGCGGCATCGATTACGGGCGAGGAATAGCCGTGGATGCCTCGGGCGACGCGTTTATCACCGGTTCGACTCAATCAACAAATTTTCCCACGGTGAATCCGCTCCAGGTGGGAAATGACGGCGGCTCGGACGCCTTTGTCGCGGAGTTCGATCCGACCGGCGCCTCCCTGCTCTACTCGACATACCTCGGCGGGAGCGGCGCGGATGAGGCGCTGGCCATTGCGCTGGACGGTTCGGGGAACGCCTATGTGGCTGGCTACACATTCTCTTTAAACACTTTCCCTACGCAAAACGCCTTGCAATCCTCCCTGTCGGGGGCCTCGGACGCTTTTGTGACTGAGATCAATCCCGCGACCTCCTCGCTGGTGTTCTCAACCTATCTGGGCGGAAGCGCGGACGAAAGCGCTCAATCCATTGCCATCGATTCGGCTGGCAGCATCTACGTGACCGGCAAAACTTCGTCGAGCAGTTTCCCGGTGACCAACGGGGCGTCTCAGGCGGCTTATGGCGGGGGAACGGATGCCTTTGTCACCAAGCTCGCCCCCGGCGGAACGCAGATGGTCTACTCGACCTTCCTGGGCGGCAGCGGTTTGGACCAGGGGAATTCAATAGCTCTCGACTCGTCGGGGGACGCCTTCATCACCGGCTTTACGCAGTCAAGCGACTTGCCTTTGACCAACGCCCTGCAACGGGTCCTGGGCGTTTCCGGAGCCAGTTCGTGCGGCACGACTCCCTGCGCGGACGCCTTTATCACGGAACTCGGTCCCTCCGGCAATGTAGTCTTTTCCACCTTCCTTGGAGGAAGCGCCACGGACCTTGGGCAAGCCATCGCAACCGACCCTTCAGGGGCAGCCTACCTGACCGGCAGCACGAGTTCTACCAACTTTCCCGTCATTGCAGGAGCGCCCCAGTCAACTTATACGGGAACAAATCAAAGCAACAACGTCTTCATCGCCAAAGTCAGCCCTCAGGATGCACCGGCCGCAGCCCTCAGCCCCCAGACCCTGAACTTTGGCAACCAGGTGATCCTCCACGCCAGCAGCCCGCAGACGGTGACGCTGGTCAACGCCGGGAGCGCGCCGCTGGGCATCACCAGCATTTCAGCCACCGGCCAGTTCACCCAGACCAATGATTGCGGGTCCGTTGTTCCAGCCGGCGGCGGAACGTGCTCAATTCAGGTGACCTTCACGCCCACTCAAACGGGCTCCGTAACAGACCAGATCACCATCACGGACAATGCTGCCGGAAGCCCTCAGGCCATTACGGTCACCGGGGGCGGTGTCACATCCGCGGGCACCCTGTCGATCACCCCAACGTCTCTTACCTTTGCTGCGCAGACGGTGGGGCAGGCCAGCCCTGCACAGACCGTCCAACTGACCAACACGGGCAATACAGCCATCAACATCAGCAACATCACGACCAGCGGAGACTTTGCGCAAACCAATTCCTGCGGGACCCTGCCCACCGTGCTCAACGTGGGCGCCACGTGCAGCATCAGTGTCACCTTTACCCCGGCATCCACGGGAAGCCGCACAGGATCGCTGACCATCGACGACGATGCCAACAACAACCCGCAGGGAGTGTCGCTGACCGGGACCGGCAACGCGGTGTTTACGCTCTCTTCCAATGTGAGGTCAAGCGTGGTGCTGATAGGGACAAAGTCGGCCACGTTCACGGTCACCGCTGCGGCCCCCAGCACCTTCCAGGGCGCGATCAACCTCGCTTGCACGACTGGGACATGCGCCTTTAATCCTACGTCCATCTATGCGGGGCAGTCGAGCACGGTCACTGTCAGCGGCTTGTCGGCAACCACGGCGAACCCCTTTGATTTTTCGGTTAAGGGTACCAGCAGCGGCCAGGACACAACCGTGGCCTTGACCGTCTTCCTTGCGGACTTCACGCTGTCGCAAACGCCGCCTTCGCCGGCGCTTCGCACGGTGACTGCCGGCGATGCCACAACCTATACGGTTACTGTGACGCCGATCAACGGGTTCAACCAGGTGGTGCTGCTCGGCTGCGCGAACCTGCCGCCGCAAACTACCTGCACCTATTCTCCGCCGGGCCTGACCCTGGGCGGGTCAAGCCCGGTTACTGCGACTGTGACCGTCCAGACGACCGCTGAGACGCCCACCCAGGTCGCGCCGCGGCCGCCGGGAGGGACGCCCCCGTGGGGACCCGTGAATTTCCGCTGGTGGAGTTGTGTTCTGGCACTCTTTATGATTTTTGCTGCTGCCTTTGCCCTGGGCAGGCGCCGCCGGTCGGGCCAAACACCAGCAAGGCTTTGGGCCGGAGTTGCCGTGCTTGCCATGGCGGTATCGGTGGGTGCTCTCTCGACGGCCTGCAATGACACTTTTGTCGGCCCCAAGACAACTCCCGTGACAACGGGCACTCCGGCGAATACCTACAAGATTACCCTCGTGGGTACGCTGGGAAGCGATGGCAGTATTAAGAGAGCGGCGACGGTGAACCTGGCCGTCGCGCCTTGA